The genomic DNA CTCAGGGGTCATTTTAGGGACCATCTCATTGTTCTAGAGATGAGTCTCCTTGGTGTGTCATTATAAATGAATGGGCCACATCAAAAATAAGATGAATTTAACCTTGATCCCTGGCCTGTATCTCTGTAGCTTTATGTGgtggaaaaatgtattttttattacttttctgTAGCATATCTTCTATTAAAATCAGAGCTGTAAGCCCTGTATGTGCCGCTGTGCCCTTTGTGCCATTCAGGCAACAGTCTTGTGTTTATTTCAGAGTGCTTGTTTAAGCCCATAGAGACAGTGTTTGGATCTAAACCCTCAAGGCTGACTGAGGAAGCTGCATCAGCTATTTTAAGACCTTTGATAGGAAACAACATGCTTTATCATCTGCTGTTCAGCTCTGATCGCTCTCTGTGAAGCGCCCAGTCGCTCCACAAAGCTTACATGCTAAACCCCATGCGTCAGTAACTTTTTCCAGTCTCACCAGGGTCCAGAGGACTGGGAACACTCGAGGCACCCTCAGTATCAGCAGGCGGCCCAGCGTCTCGGGGTAGTTGGCCTCCACCACCTCGATGATCCTCAGCAGGGCTTTAACCCCTGGTCTCCAGAGGTGGCGCATGTTGAGGCCCTCCATGTCCACCAggcaggtccagcagctgtgTAATGGCACATGTTACGTGAGCACCAACACGCACACATGTCTGTACCTTAACCACCAGAAACTAAAAGCATCAATTCTGGCACCTGATTGGTCGACCAAAGAACCTGGTGTTTTCCTCGCAGCGTCTCAGCCCCTCCTCGTTGATGGACAGGATCTGAGTCGGAGGGTTTAATAGGTATGAGTCCAACTGAAGATGCAATCAAATGGTTGCAGAGCTCCCTGAAGACGAGATATTTTTGGGTTACCTGTCTCAGTAGCACCTCCTCTCCCAGGGCTCGCACCAGGCCCTTTGTGTCCATTTGTCCCAGACGCAACACGTAGAGAGGACGGCCGTCTGGACAAAAACGGAGGAAATCAGAGATTACAGGACAAAGTGCAACAGGCTGTGTAAAGGGGAGGACGTCCACCGTGTCCAACATGACATTTAAATGGCTTGAGCTGAGCCATTAACACCGGTGACTCATTTTCAGCCACGACACCTGGAGCTCAGCTTTTTCCGTCTATGCCTGACCGACCTCCTTACATCCGCCACAGCGGGGCACAGATAAATGagaggttggggttgggggggtgggggggctacCTTTGTCGTGGTGATGCCAGCCTCCGCTGTAATAATCCTGGAGCAGCTGCGGGCGCTCCCACGTGTCCAACAGGAAATCCACCTTGTGCTGCTTCCTCCAGGTGAGGGAGTGGCACAAGAGCTCCCTGGCCTTGTCCAGGCTGAAGTCACGGGCCCTCAGGAAGCGCAGCACATGTTGGTCTTTAGGGATCTGCGCAGCAGAGTGGGGGTCAAAGCGTCATTGAAAGCATTTTAGCCGACATGTTGGGAGACTGCCGTTCATCAAAAGCAGTCTAGACTGAGCGTCTGTGCATAATTCTGTGTTTTACATAACTGGATTAGTGGCTCTGTAGTTAAAGAAAACTGTGTGACCTTGCCCTTGTGGGTTTCCTGGAGCCACTGGCGCAGCCGAATTAAACAGCTCTCCTGCAGAGGCGTTAACTCGCCCAAGTAACGTCGGATGTAGTCGGCGTCCAGCTTGTCTGTGGGGAAGACACAAAAGACACGTCCCCTTTTGATCAAACCCCAGCAGACGACCTGGTTAAAAGGCAATTCAAGCTTCACGACAACAAAGCATCTTCAGATCCATCATCTTAACAGCTGCGGCGAGCTACGCCAATATTTATATTGGTTTTATATCCTCCTTTGCTCTATAAATGTGATCCCTTTCCCAGAGCAGATGCGTGGGAAGGTGATGAAAGTCACTCCGTTTCCATTTCCGAGGCGGTTGTAAAACCACATGGGAGGTTCATGCTCTTTCCCTCATGTTGAGGTGACAGCTCCCGCTCTTCCACAGGACAACCTGGGCCTGATGGGCCTCCTCTGTAAAGGTCACAGAGGTGTAATGAGGGTGAAAACTGTTCAGAATGGCGCCGCCATCACCCTGAATCAAATGTCAGTCATGAAGAGGAGATTTAAAAGTGGCTTATGGGAAAGGAAATCTTCGATCTTCAAATCCACCACAAAACCTGGATCAGCACTGCAATATACTCTTGTGCTTTAAGGCTTTTGATCCATATCTGCGGGTTAAAAGGATCCGGGTCTCTGTACAatcctctgctttcatttgAGGAATCAAAGCAAACAAGTCAGGGGAACATCAACACTTACTGGACCTACCATCAGGGGTGCCGACGACCTGTTCTGATGTATAGGTGGGGTCTCTACTGTCGGGCCCGGCCTTTACTGGGACGGCCATGGCCGTGCTGGAGACAACAGGCGGGGTCCAGCGAGGTATGTAGGTCACCCCTTCTTCTTCCAGCTCCCTGAGGTAGTATTCAATAATTTCTTTCCCCTTCAAAACAGAGAGCAGACAAGGTCTGGGACTGAGCGGGTGACAGAGGGGATACTTCCAAATAAACACCGGGACGCAGAACAGACAAAGAAGAACTAAACGCCAGATGCAGACTCACAAACCTTCTTGATGCTGCTGGCGTACTGTTTCATGGCTATCTTCTCTGCTGTGGACTCAAAGCCAAAGAAAGACTTTATATCCAGGCTGGCGGTCTGTTCAAAGCACGTCCAGTCCTCGTTCTCTGGATGCACCTGAAAAAGGGACAATATATTATCatcactttcttgttttttggCTCTGCAAGTGTATTGAATGAGGCACGGTTAGGTTAGCTCAGCTCCGGGTTCGGACGCTCACCGTGTAGTTGCAGCACTCGCGGACGACCACTCTGCTGGAAAAGGTCTCGTTGTGGACTTCAATCTGGAGCGTCCTGTCCCTGCGATTTAGCGTGTTCTTTTGGAGGAAGTACAGGTAATCCACACCTGCGATCTGCACACAGGAGATTCACTGGGTTCATTTTTGAATCCGCACAGCGCCGCCATCCCAGGACGTGCAGGGCAAGTACCCGCTTGAGAAGCCGCGGGGCTTCTATGTCAATCACGCAGCGCCTCTCCGTCACCGACACGGCGCCGTCGTCGCTGTGGTTTTCGCCGATGACTTCGCTGTCGACAAACACCGGGATCAGGGGACACTTTGGGAACCTCCTCATGTAGGCCTGGGCAGAGGGAACAATTCACATGCAGATGAAGGAAATAGGGATCATCAATCATTCATTTTAGAAAATGTCTTACTTCAGACTTTCTGCcagcagcaaaaacagagaCTGTCACATTTGAATCCAAAAATATCACAGCCAATTTATTTTTCCCCGTCCATGTTTCATACCCAGAAGTTCTGAAACCAACACCCAGCCTGCTGTTTTCCTTCCACACCAACAGTGAAGTGTGTAAAAACATTTCTGCCAGTCCAGCGAGGTCTCCCAGGGCACCAGAGGACCTTTTTGGGAACGTGTAGTCGGACATATGTCAAACAGCGGCTTGTGTTATAACCGCCGTAACTCACCTGTCAATATTGACCAGTCATGGTCTCCCTGAGGCTGTGCAATGAGTGGAGGTGTTTTTGCTGATAAATGCTTGTTAATAAGTAACCAAGAGCGGGAAAGAATAAAGGCTGTAATGGGCCAGGAAATCCGGGCCAGTCCAGGACGTTGAGCAAAAAAAATAGTAGCAGGAAGAGCTCTTATTTGCAGGCGAGAAAGAAAGTAAACACGTGTGCACCTTGCAACACATGAGAAATCCGAATTAATTAAAGGGAATTAGTCGCTCAGCAAATTAATGAGAAGCTTTCCCGGGTAAACAGAAGACGCCGAGCTGTGTTACGCAACGGTACAAACAGTGGAAACAGGAGATTTGGTCTAATGTCAGGAAATTTAATTTCCAGCACCCCTCACAGTTGAACGTCTGCAGCTGATTGAACTCTGCGGGCGTCGAGCCCAGACAGGCAAATTCCAGCACCTCCGTCTAAAACCCCACATTTCTGTGCTGAGTGGGGGGCCACAATGTCGTAGCGCTGGTTGAATATTCACCAAATATCCCTGACGGGAATAAAGACTCCGGGTAATAACCTGGAGACCGTCGGTGACAGGCTGAGCCAGGGGAGCAACGATCAAGCAAACAGATGAATAGGAGCGGAGGATGTGGCCCGCTTTCCATTCCGCGCTCTCCTTTATGCCGCTGAAGCCGGGATATTGTCACAGGGGCCGTGACTCTCAGTTACGCCTATCGTCTAGATCATTCGGAATAATGCGCAGAGGCGTAGGAG from Takifugu rubripes chromosome 5, fTakRub1.2, whole genome shotgun sequence includes the following:
- the LOC101073061 gene encoding SEC14-like protein 1 — protein: MVQEYQSPVRVYKHPFELIMAAYMRRFPKCPLIPVFVDSEVIGENHSDDGAVSVTERRCVIDIEAPRLLKRIAGVDYLYFLQKNTLNRRDRTLQIEVHNETFSSRVVVRECCNYTVHPENEDWTCFEQTASLDIKSFFGFESTAEKIAMKQYASSIKKGKEIIEYYLRELEEEGVTYIPRWTPPVVSSTAMAVPVKAGPDSRDPTYTSEQVVGTPDDKLDADYIRRYLGELTPLQESCLIRLRQWLQETHKGKIPKDQHVLRFLRARDFSLDKARELLCHSLTWRKQHKVDFLLDTWERPQLLQDYYSGGWHHHDKDGRPLYVLRLGQMDTKGLVRALGEEVLLRQILSINEEGLRRCEENTRFFGRPISCWTCLVDMEGLNMRHLWRPGVKALLRIIEVVEANYPETLGRLLILRVPRVFPVLWTLVSPLIDENTRKKFLIFAGNDYQGPGGLVDYMDKEIIPDFLGGECMCEVPEGGLVPKSLYRTAEEMESEENHLLTDSIYKSASIFKAAPFEMVIEITEASSVITWDFDVSKGDVIFTIYHSRRAPQVPKKDTLGAHTLPSLGTVNIQVIDKSWILGKDYSMVERALTCSEGESIQGSHVTRWPGFYILQWRFHSPPAGTASNISRVDDVLASLQVSSHKCKIMYYTEVLASHDFRGSMTSLESCHSGFSQLSAATTASSQSQTSSSISR